The sequence below is a genomic window from Bacteroidota bacterium.
CTCGGGCGATGCCACAAAAGCGTGTGTATTGGGATTACCATCATTTCGTTTGGCGAAGTTTCTATTGAATGAAGTTATAATAGAATTCTTTTTATTGGGATCAGAAGTATGACGGGCCCATTGGCCAATACAAGGACCACAAGCATTGGCAAGCACAACACCGCCCATTTGTTCAAATGTATTCAAATATCCATCACGTTCAACAGTATATCTCACTAGTTCAGATCCTGGAGTAATTGTGAATTCGGAAACTGTCTTCAGTCCCGCATCAGTTGCTTGTTTGGCAATGGATGCCGCACGTGTTATGTCTTCATAAGACGAGTTGGTGCATGAACCAATCAATCCCACTTCTAGTTCGGCAGGCCAGTTGTTTTCTTTTACGGCAGCAGCAAATTTAGAAATAGGCCAGGCCAAATCAGGGGTGAAGGGGCCATTGATATGAGGCTCCAATTCAGAAAGGTTGATTTCGATTACTTCATCAAAATATTTCTCGGGAGATTCATATACTTCTTTATCGCCACGCAAATGTTCGGTAACAGTATCAGCAGCATCGGCAATAGCAGCACGACTCGTACCTCTGAGGTATTCGGCCATTTTATTATCATAACAGAACAAAGAAGTGGTTGCTCCTATCTCGGCACCCATATTACAAATGGTTCCTTTGCCTGTGCATGAAAGCGAATCAGCACCATCGCCGAAGTATTCTAATATGGCATTGGTTCCACCTTTTACGGTAAGTATACCTGCTACTTTTAATATTATATCTTTTGAAGAAGCCCAACCGCTTAGTTTGCCAGTTAGTTTTACGCCAATAAGTTTAGGCCATTTAAGTTCCCAAGGTAGGCCAGCCATTACGTCGCAGGCATCGGCTCCACCTACACCAATAGCAATCATACCAAGCCCTCCTGCATTAACGGTGTGAGAATCGGTACCTATCATTAACCCGCCAGGGAAAGCATAGTTTTCTAAAATCACTTGGTGTATTATACCTGCACCTGGTTTCCAAAATCCAATTCCATATTTATTGGAAACCGAAGCCAAGAAATCATATACTTCTTTGTTTTTATCATTGGCAGTATTCAAATCTTGAACCGCCCCATCTTTTGCTTGGATTAAATGATCGCAGTGTACGGTGCTGGGCACAGCTACTTTAGGACGACCTGCTTGCATAAACTGTAGCAAAGCCATTTGTGCCGTTGCATCTTGCATGGCTACCCTGTCGGGAGCAAAGTCTACATAGCTTACCAATCGTTCGTTAGCAGAATTTGCGTTGCCCTCGGTTAGATGGCTATATAATATTTTTTCGGTAAGTGTTAAGGGTTTTCCAATTACTGTGCGTGCGGCTGCCACACGGCCGCCAAGGCGGG
It includes:
- a CDS encoding aconitate hydratase, coding for MAYDLDMIKAHYARLGGRVAAARTVIGKPLTLTEKILYSHLTEGNANSANERLVSYVDFAPDRVAMQDATAQMALLQFMQAGRPKVAVPSTVHCDHLIQAKDGAVQDLNTANDKNKEVYDFLASVSNKYGIGFWKPGAGIIHQVILENYAFPGGLMIGTDSHTVNAGGLGMIAIGVGGADACDVMAGLPWELKWPKLIGVKLTGKLSGWASSKDIILKVAGILTVKGGTNAILEYFGDGADSLSCTGKGTICNMGAEIGATTSLFCYDNKMAEYLRGTSRAAIADAADTVTEHLRGDKEVYESPEKYFDEVIEINLSELEPHINGPFTPDLAWPISKFAAAVKENNWPAELEVGLIGSCTNSSYEDITRAASIAKQATDAGLKTVSEFTITPGSELVRYTVERDGYLNTFEQMGGVVLANACGPCIGQWARHTSDPNKKNSIITSFNRNFAKRNDGNPNTHAFVASPEIVTALAIAGNLTFNPLTDYLTNAAGEKIKLQEPQGIEMPIKGFAVEDAGFVAPATDGSNVNIAVSPSSDRLQLLEPFSAWEGTDLMGLKLLIKVKGKCTTDHISMAGPWLKFRGHLDNISNNMLIGAVNFANDKTNNVKNQLTGEYGEVPAVQRAYKAAHIGSIVVGDENYGEGSSREHAAMEPRHLGVRAILVKSYARIHETNLKKQGMLALTFADKNDYDKIREYDTFDIIGLTSFTSGKPLGLVINHTDGTCDTIMINHTYNDQQIEWFKAGGALNIIRQQIA